Proteins from one Sylvia atricapilla isolate bSylAtr1 chromosome 1, bSylAtr1.pri, whole genome shotgun sequence genomic window:
- the DSEL gene encoding dermatan-sulfate epimerase-like protein, which yields MALMFTGHTLFLALMVFDVFTSEESVSNYSDWVTFIENVDQYEKQQLEGLSAEQKLKRSVLHPSLYFDAEDVQALRQKARTSHLHLFRAIRSAVMVMLSNPLYYLPPPKHTDFAAKWNEIYGNNLPPLAFYCLLCPEDKAAFDFALEYMDRMAGYKNWLVENAPGDEVPLGHSLTGFATAFDFLYNSLEDERRQKYLEKIWSVSEEMYEYSKVRSWGKQILHNHQATNMLALLIGALVAGVDKGSQANIWKHTVVDVMEKTMFLLNHIVDGSLDEGVAYGSYTAKSVTQYVYLAQRHFGINNLENNWLKMHFWFYYATLLPGFQRTVGVADSNYNWFYGPESQLVFLDKFIMKNGAGNWLAQQIRKHRPKDGPMVPSTAQRWSTLHTEFIWYAAEITPQPPPDYGTAKMYVFPNWGVVTYGAGLPNSQTNTFVSFKSGKLGGRAVYDIVHFQPYRWIDGWRSFNPGHEHPDQNSFTFAPNGQVFVSEALYGPKLSHLNNVLVFAPSPTSQCNQPWEGQLGECAQWLKWIGDEVGDSSGEIITASQAGDMMFVSGEAVSAYTSAMKLKSVYRVLLLLNSQTLLVVDHIEKEEDSPLNSVSAFFHNLDIDFKYIPYKFKNKYNGAMMDVWDAHYKMFWFDHRGSSPVARIQEAEQAAEFKKRWTQFVNVTFPMKNTLTRIVYLFYGPYVNVSNCRLMDNAKSGFQVSLSVNNTENTISVVTEFQNLKARFDYLGFGGFAKVVRENKVIKFGLGTESVKKNMKNNKVVFPFGFKVNIIAGIILGVSLVILAFQWQFYISFGKMLRWILILVVTLWLIELVDVWSMCTQPICAKWSSDMTRLENDKGNKAKQLEGNPVVLPDVIITSLPTSGAEILKQLFFNTSDFLYVRIPTPYLEIPETEFEIDSFVDPCEWKVSDAQNGNFRLIQGWLQSLVRDTKLHLQNIHLYEASRSKITQHSALSKDKKKRSRKRESLLEQRSRARGSQEKDAEYIRELRRHLVYYPNARPVLSLSSGSWTLKLPFFQEILGPSMRALYVVRDPRAWVYSMLYKNKPSLYSLKNIPQRLAAMFKGENGKEKCSLNEGYASEFESLRKEISNSNSNAVSVLSYLWLANTAAAMRINRDLLPTNYQLVKFEDIVTFPQKTAETIFAFLGIPLPPASLNQILFATSTSLFYLPYEGEISPSSIHAWKQNMPHEEIRQIEDICCSLMDHLGYPKFID from the coding sequence ATGGCTCTGATGTTCACGGGGCATACTCTATTTCTAGCATTAATGGTCTTTGATGTTTTCACTTCTGAAGAATCTGTAAGCAATTACTCTGATTGGGTGACTTTCATAGAAAATGTAGATCAATATGAAAAACAGCAACTCGAAGGTCTTAGTGCTGAGCAGAAGCTGAAAAGATCAGTTCTTCATCCAAGTTTGTATTTCGATGCTGAGGATGTTCAGGCACTGAGGCAGAAGGCTCGTACAAGCCATTTGCAtctcttcagagccatcagaaGTGCAGTGATGGTGATGCTGTCCAACCCTTTATACTACCTACCTCCACCCAAGCACACTGATTTTGCGGCCAAGTGGAATGAGATTTATGGTAACAACCTGCCACCTCTAGCGTTCTACTGTTTGCTGTGCCCTGAAGATAAAGCTGCATTTGACTTTGCCCTGGAATATATGGATAGAATGGCTGGTTACAAAAACTGGTTGGTTGAGAATGCACCTGGAGATGAAGTGCCACTCGGCCACTCCCTAACAGGGTTTGCCACTGCTTTTGACTTCTTGTATAATTCACTGGAAGATGAGAGAAGGCAAAAATACCTGGAGAAGATATGGTCTGTAAGCGAGGAAATGTATGAGTACTCCAAGGTTCGTTCCTGGGGAAAACAGATTCTCCATAACCACCAAGCAACCAATATGCTTGCTTTGCTTATTGGGGCTTTAGTTGCCGGAGTGGACAAAGGATCTCAGGCGAATATTTGGAAACACACTGTTGTTGATGTGATGGAGAAAACAATGTTTCTGCTCAATCATATTGTAGATGGGTCTCTGGATGAGGGAGTAGCTTATGGGAGTTACACAGCCAAGTCAGTAACCCAGTATGTTTACCTGGCCCAACGCCACTTCGGTATCAACAACTTGGAGAATAACTGGCTCAAAATGCACTTTTGGTTTTACTATGCCACCCTGTTGCCGGGCTTCCAGAGGACTGTGGGAGTTGCAGATTCTAATTACAACTGGTTCTATGGTCCTGAGAGCCAACTGGTTTTCTTGGATAAGTTCATCATGAAGAATGGAGCTGGGAACTGGCTGGCACAGCAAATTAGAAAACATAGACCCAAGGATGGGCCAATGGTGCCATCCACTGCACAGAGGTGGAGCACGTTACATACTGAATTTATATGGTATGCTGCTGAAATCACCCCTCAGCCACCTCCCGACTATGGTACTGCTAAAATGTATGTGTTTCCTAACTGGGGAGTTGTTACTTACGGGGCTGGGTTGCCAAACAGTCAGACAAACACCTTTGTATCCTTCAAGTCTGGGAAACTCGGTGGACGTGCTGTGTATGATATTGTTCACTTTCAGCCCTATAGATGGATTGATGGGTGGAGAAGTTTCAATCCAGGGCATGAACATCCCGATCAGAACTCCTTCACTTTTGCTCCCAATGGACAGGTGTTTGTCTCTGAGGCTCTTTATGGACCTAAACTCAGCCACCTGAACAACGTCTTGGTGTTTGCTCCATCTCCCACAAGCCAGTGCAACCAGCCTTGGGAAGGACAGCTTGGTGAGTGTGCCCAGTGGCTGAAGTGGATTGGTGACGAGGTTGGAGACTCAAGTGGAGAAATTATAACAGCCTCCCAGGCTGGTGACATGATGTTTGTGAGTGGTGAGGCTGTATCTGCTTACACATCAGCAATGAAACTGAAAAGCGTGTACCGTGTTTTGCTTCTCTTAAATTCTCAGACGTTGTTAGTAGTTGACCATATCGAGAAGGAGGAGGACTCTCCTCTTAATTCAGTCAGTGCCTTTTTTCATAATCTTGACATTGATTTTAAATACATACCCTATAAGTTTAAGAACAAGTACAATGGAGCTATGATGGATGTGTGGGATGCCCACTACAAGATGTTTTGGTTTGATCATCGTGGGAGTAGTCCTGTTGCTAGGATACAGGAGGCTGAACAAGCTGCTGAATTCAAAAAGCGATGGACTCAGTTTGTAAATGTTACCTTTCCAATGAAAAACACGCTTACAAGGATTGTTTACCTTTTCTATGGCCCGTATGTCAATGTTTCTAACTGTAGACTCATGGATAATGCAAAATCTGGATTTCAGGTTTCACTCAGTGTCAACAACACTGAAAATACCATCTCTGTTGTGACTGAGTTTCAGAATTTAAAGGCAAGGTTTGATTACTTGGGATTTGGTGGTTTTGCTAAAGTAGTTCGTGAAAACAAAGTGATCAAGTTTGGTCTTGGTACTgaatctgtgaaaaaaaatatgaaaaataataaggTAGTTTTCCCATTTGGATTCAAAGTGAACATAATTGCAGGGATAATTTTGGGTGTCAGTTTGGTCATACTGGCTTTTCAGTGGCAGTTTTACATATCCTTTGGTAAAATGTTGCGTTGGATCCTGATACTGGTTGTCACACTGTGGCTTATTGAATTGGTAGATGTATGGAGCATGTGTACTCAACCCATCTGTGCAAAGTGGAGCAGTGACATGACAAGGCTAGAAAATGATAAGGGCAATAAAGCCAAACAATTAGAAGGAAACCCCGTTGTTTTGCCAGATGTTATCATTACTTCACTTCCCACTTCTGgtgcagaaattttaaaacagctgTTTTTCAATACCAGTGACTTTTTATATGTCAGGATACCTACACCCTATCTTGAAATTCCTGAGACTGAATTTGAAATTGATTCCTTTGTAGATCCATGTGAATGGAAGGTTTCTGATGCCCAGAATGGTAATTTTCGTCTTATCCAAGGGTGGCTCCAGTCTCTAGTTCGAGACACGAAGTTGCATTTACAAAACATTCATTTATATGAAGCTAGCAGGAGTAAAATTACTCAGCATTCTGCATtaagcaaagacaaaaagaaaaggtcCAGAAAGAGAGAATCCCTGTTAGAGCAAAGAAGCAGGGCAAGAGGGAGTCAAGAAAAAGATGCTGAATATATTAGGGAACTGAGAAGACATCTTGTCTATTATCCTAATGCACGACCTGTGCTTAGTTTAAGCAGTGGGAGCTGGACATTAAAGCTTCCCTTTTTTCAGGAAATCTTAGGACCATCCATGAGAGCACTATATGTAGTGAGGGACCCACGAGCATGGGTCTATTCAATGTTGTACAAAAATAAGCCAAGCCTTTACTCCTTGAAAAATATTCCACAACGCTTGGCTGCGATGTTTAAAGGGGAGAATGgtaaagaaaaatgtagtttAAATGAAGGCTATGCCTCTGAGTTTGAATcactaagaaaagaaatttcaaattcTAATTCAAATGCTGTTTCTGTGTTGTCTTATTTATGGCtagcaaacacagcagcagcaatgagaATAAACAGAGACTTGCTGCCAACAAATTATCAGCTGGTCAAGTTTGAAGATATTGTGACCTTTCCTCAGAAGACGGCTGAAACAATTTTTGCCTTTCTTGGtattcctcttcctcctgctaGCTTAAACCAAATATTATTTGCCACCTCCACCAGTCTTTTCTATCTTCCTTATGAAGGGGAAATTTCACCAAGTAGCATTCATGCCTGGAAACAAAACATGCCCCATGAAGAGATTAGACAGATTGAAGATATCTGCTGTTCACTGATGGACCACTTAGGATACCCAAAGTTTATAGATTAA